A stretch of DNA from Endozoicomonas sp. 8E:
ATTTTAAATCTGGGTAATTAATAAACATTATTGTCTTTCAGAGGCAATCGAGAGTCCATCCAGAACCAGCTCTTCAATCAGCACCTGTTCTATTTCTTCCTTTATGTGAGTTTGCAACAAAGGAGCATCGCCTCCGGTCAGAAACAAACGGGCGCCAGGCCATTTGAGACAGGTCTCGTTAATGAAAGCTACCGCCATGGCCAGAACACCATGATTAATACATTCTGAAGTGACGGTTCCCAATGCGGTTGCTTCTGCAGGATGCTCAATGTTACCGAGATTGGCCGTATTGACGGCCAGAACTTTTTTCATCAAACGGATACCAGGAACAATGAATCCTCCCTGGTGGTTTCCCTGACCATCAATCACATCCACTGTAATAGCTGTACCACAACTAACAACGACTTTAGTATTGTCGAGAGAATGAGCATGTGCCGCCAGCATGGCCAGCCACCGGTCTACACCCAACCTTTCTACTTCTTTATAGATAACTGTAAGACCAGAAAAGCTTTTCCGGGTTTTAGCAATAAATGGCTCCACGCCGGTAGCTTCTGACAAAATGCGCATTAACTGCTCTAATCTTGCGTTCCCTGAGACTGTTGAAATAGCAATAAAATCAAGAGCCCCCAACTCTTTCAGAAGCAGGGACAAGATAATCTGCCAGTCAGCATCATTATGAATGAAGCCCGATTGAACGGAAGC
This window harbors:
- a CDS encoding type III pantothenate kinase produces the protein MNRQLQLDAGNTRLKWRLMAGGASVQSGFIHNDADWQIILSLLLKELGALDFIAISTVSGNARLEQLMRILSEATGVEPFIAKTRKSFSGLTVIYKEVERLGVDRWLAMLAAHAHSLDNTKVVVSCGTAITVDVIDGQGNHQGGFIVPGIRLMKKVLAVNTANLGNIEHPAEATALGTVTSECINHGVLAMAVAFINETCLKWPGARLFLTGGDAPLLQTHIKEEIEQVLIEELVLDGLSIASERQ